The Alicyclobacillus macrosporangiidus CPP55 genome segment TGAGGCGGCTCTGCTGGCGGCCATCCCGAACAACGCCAGCCTGTTCTCGCCGTACGACCACCTGGACAACGCCATCTCCCGCCAGCACTACATTCTGGACCAGATGCGGGCAAATGGCATGATCTCCGATGCGCAGTACCAAGCGGCGCTGAAGTACGACATCAAGAAGGACATCCAGCCCGAGCCGAAGGGCAGCGCGTACAGCCAGCATCCGTACCTTATGATCGACGAGATCCGGCCCCTCGTGGCCCAGTACCTCGTCCAGTCTGGCCGGTACTCCAGTGAGGAGGAGGCGCTCAAGGCCCTGCCGACGGCCGGCTACAAGATCTACACGTCCATTGACCTCAAGGCGCAGAACCAGGTGGAGAGCGTGCTCGCGGACGACAAGCTCTTTGGCAACACCAACCAGGTGGCCAAAGACGCCAACGGCAAGACCATCACGAAGAACGGCAAGCCTGTCGTAGACCTGTATGAGGCTGGGGTGACTTTGATCGACAACCAGACCGGGGGCATCCTCGCCATCGGCGGCGGCCGGGACTACACCCGCGACAGCGTGGATCACACCATCACGCCGGAGCAGCCCGGTTCGTCCATCAAGCCCCTGCTCGACTACGGCCCAGCCCTGGACCAGCACCGGATTACGGCCGCCACGCCCATCCTGGACGCACCCGTCACCTATCCCGGCGGGGACGGCAAGCTCTGGTCTCCGCAAAATGACGACAATGCGTGGCACGGCGTGCTCACCGTCCGGCAGGCGTTGACCTACTCGTACAACATCCCGGCCATCAAGGTGTATGACCGGTACAGCCAGTCCATCGGGTCGGGCTACTTGGAGAAGATGGGCATCTCGACCCAGGCCAAGACGTTGGACGGCCATCCCACCCTGGTGCAGGAGGACCTGCAGAACCTGGCCTCCGCCATCGGCGGCATGAAGTACGGCCTGACGGTGCAACAGATGACGAGCGCCTACACCGTCTTCCCGAATCAGGGCGTGTGGCGCCACCCGTACCTCATCAGCAAGATCGTCGATCGCGACGGCAACACGCTGTACCAGTTCCAGCCCTCTGCAACCAAGGTGTTCTCGCCGCAGACGGCGTACGTGATGACCGATATCTTGCACGATGTCGTCTACGCCCCAGGCGGGACGGCCAATCCTGTGGGCGCCCACTTCCCGGGTTACTACATCTCGGGCAAGACGGGGACGACGGACGATCGCCGCGACGGGTGGTTCATCGGATATACCCAGAAGTACACCATGGGCATCTGGATGGGCTACAACCACAACCAGCAGATCGACCGCGACGTATATAACCTGAAGTTCAGCGTCTGGAACAGGATCATGGATCCGCTGCTGAAAGCGGCCCCGCCGACTTCGCCCTTCCCGCGGCCCCCCGGCGTCGTGAGCCTGGCGGTGTGTAAGAAGTCGGGGATGCTGCCGACCGACCTGTGCAAAGAGGACGGGGACGTGTATACGGAGCTGTTCATCCAGGGGACGGAGCCGGCGAACCCGTGCACGGCTCATGTCCAGGCGCTGTACACCGTGGTCAACGGAAAGCGCTACCTGGCCACGACCAACACGCCGCCTGCAGAGATCCGGACCGGGCTGTTCATCATCCCGCCCGAGAAGGTGCCGGACGGTACGGTCACCAGCGACAGTGCCGAGTACCTGCCGACGCAGGCTGACCCGCGCGGCGGCACCGTCCTGAGCCACCCGGGCCAGCAGACGGTTCAGCCACCCCTCCCTGCCCCCGCGCAGGTTCAGGCAGCGTTCACCCAGGGTGGCGTGCAGTTGCAGTGGAGCCCGGTGGCAGGGGCCAGCGGATACACCGTGTGGCGGGCGACCGCCCCCGGCGGCCCGTACGTCAACGTCGCGGGGCCCATCGCGCAGACCACGTTCGCCGACACGAAGCTGCCGGCGGGCGCAAGCTCGCTGTACTACCAGGTGTACGCCATGTCCCCGAGCGGCATCTCGCCGCCCTCCCCCCCGGTCAGCGTCGTCGTGCCCGGCGGCGGAGGTTCCGGCGGCGCCCCGCCGGGCCAGGGGAACACCACCGGCGGATCGGGCGGAACGGGCAACACCACCAACGGCCAGCGGACGCCTCCGGGGCACGGCCGCGGAAAAGGCGGCAAGGACACCGGCAACGTCACCGGGCTGCCCGATCTGCTCTGGCCGGGGGGCTCCCGGATCGGGCGCGCGGCTAACGGTCTGGCGGGGGGCTCCGCTCCGCTTCGACTCTTACGAGAGACGCTTCGCGGAGCCCCCGCCAGATTCCAGATTTCAGATTGGAACGGAGTGTGCACCGCCACGCAGCGTCGCCGGCGGGTGTGTTGCTCCGCTCCTGCGCTAAAGCGAGCCGCTCCGCAACACACCCACCGTCACTCTGAGTACGTGGTACGGGGGCCTGTTCGATGTGCGCGAAGACAGCGTTGTTCCGCCCTCTTCATGATGGTTGGCGCACGCCGCGAAGTCTCTCGTAAGACATCCATGTCGAACTTCGACGCCACGGGAGCATGAAAATGAGGAGATATTGCGATACGATCGCGTCAGCAGCCGCCAGAGCTCGTTTGACGGTGGTGCATAAAGCCCGATCGTAAGACGGAGCCGGCGACCTCGAGAACCACGGTTTGTCGCTCCCCTACGGGATGCACGCACAGTAGAATTCGGATCATCGGTCGCCACGCGGTTGCGATTGTTCGCTCGATGGAGGTGCCCGTGGAATGGAAGTCGTGCATGAACGTTGCTGCGGGCTGGATGTGCACAAGAAGAAGGTTGTTGCGTGTGTACTCACCCCTGAAGGCAAAGAGATTCGCACATTCGGCACGATGACGGAAGATCTCCAAGCGATGTGCCAATGGATTCGCCAACACGGCTGCACACATGTGGCGATGGAGAGTACCGGCGTGTACTGGAAACCGATTTACAACCTATTAGAGGACCAGGGGCTTGAAATTCTTGTAGTGAACGCACAGCACATCAAACAGGTACCCGGGCGTAAGACCGATGTCAAAGATGCGGAGTGGATCGCGCAGCTTCTGCAACATGGACTTCTGAAGGGCAGCTACATTCCCTCGCGTGAGCAACGAGAGTTGCGTGAGTTGATTCGTTACCGGAAGTCGCTCATTCGCGAGCGTGCGAGTGAAGTGAACCGACTCCAAAAAGTCCTAGAAGGCGCGAATATCAAGCTGGCATCGGTCGCTTCGGACGTGCTCGGTGCGAGCGGGCGTGCGATGCTGGAAGAACTCATCGCTGGGAACACCGACGAACAAAGCATGGCTGCTCTCGCGAAAGGCCGATTGCGGAACAAGACGAAGGAGCTTGAGCAGGCGCTCAAAGGCATTGTGCGTCCTCATCAGCGGAAGCTGCTGGCCATTCAGCTTCAACACATTGATGAGTTAGACGAGTTAATCGAGGAAGTGAGCGCCGAGATAGCGCGGCGGATGCGCCCTTTTGAAGAAGACCTGGCGCGTCTCGAGGGGATTCCGGGGGTTGGGCGAAAGGCGGCAGAAATGATTGTGGCGGAAGTCGGGACGGATATGAGTCGGTTTCCGACCGCAGCGCATCTGGCATCCTGGGCAGGACTGTGTCCCGGGAACCACGAGAGTGCGGGAAAACGATACAGTGGAAAAACACGCAAGGGTGACGGATGGTTGCGAGAAACGATGATCGAATGCGCACGCGCTGCCGCCCGAGGCAAAAACACCCGCCTTTCCGCCCGATATCACCGGATTGCTGCGCGCCGGGGAACGAAACGTGCAGCGGTCGCTCTGGCGCACACCCTGCTGGTCATCGTATACCACCTGCTTAAGCACAAGGTTGCCTATCAAGACCTGGGACCTGATTACTACGATCGGCAGAATCGAGAAACGTTGATTCGACGCCACGTGCATCGGCTGAAGCAATTGGGCGTACAAGTTGTCATCACTGGGGAAGCCTCCTGAATCAATATACATAAATAACCATTCGAGAACTGCACAAGAGGGAGTATTCTCTTTTTTGTCCATTTTCTCAGTAGAGTCGAAGCTCAGTGCGCCGTCGCCAACTCACTTCAGTTCGACCACCGTGGCGCCGTCCCCGCCTTGGCCCGGACCGCCGGGCGCCCAAGACGACACGTGCGGGTGCTTGGACAGGTAACGGCGAACCCCGTCGCGCAGGGCGCCGGTGCCCTTGCCGTGGATGATGGTCACCCGCGGCAGGCCGCTGAGGACCGCCTGATCCAGATACCGATCGACGGACGGCAGCGCCTCCTCGACGGTCTGTCCGCGGATGTCGAGCTGCAGCGGGACCGTCTGGACCGACCGCTTCACGGTGCGGACCGCCTGCACCCGCTCCGGGGCGGAGGAGAGCACCTCGACGTCGTCCGCCGGCACCTTCATCCGCAGCAGCCCCAGTTGAACCGTCAGCTCTCGTCCGTCCGCCGAGCGCTCCACGACCTCGCCCTTCTGCCCGACCGACAACACCCGGACCGTGCTGCCCACGGTCGCGCGCCCAGCGTCGTTTCCCTTGCGCCGCGTCACCCGCCGCTCCTCCGGCAGGGCGTCCTCCAGCGCCTTACGAAGCTCCACCAGCTCGTGGTCCTTCACCGGGCCGCCGCGCTGGCGCTCGCGCAGCTCCCGGATGACGCGCTCCGCCTCGGAGCGGGCCCTCGCCAGAACCTCGCGCGCCTCGCGCAGGGCGGCCTCACGCGCCTGCTCCACCGACTGCTCGAAGGCCTCCCGTTCCTGGACCCACTGTGCGCGCTCGCGCCGCGCCTGTGCAAGCTCCCGTTCCGCCTCGGTGCGCATGCGCTCCGCCTCTCGGCGCGCCGCTTCCAGTTGGGCGATCAAATCCTCGACGCGGACGTCGTCCGTGCGCAGATGATGGCGAGCCTGTTCAATCAATGGCTCCGGCATCCCGAGGCGGGCCGCGATGGCCAACGCGTTGGATCGCCCGGGTACACCGAGCAGCAGGCGGTACGTGGGGCGCAGCGTGTCCACGTCGAACTCGACGCTGGCGTTGATGGCCGCAGGCTCCCGGAAGGCGTACGCCTTCAGCTCCGCGTAGTGGGTGGTCGCCACCACCCGCGCCCCGCGCGTCTTCAGCCAGTCCAAAATGGCCATCGACAGGGCCGCGCCCTCCGCCGGGTCGGTCCCCGCGCCCAGCTCGTCGAGCAGCACCAGGCTGTCCGGGCCCACGTGCTCGAGCATCCCAATGATGTTGCGCATGTGGGACGAAAAGGTGGACAAACTTTGTTCGATGCTCTGTTCATCGCCGATGTCCGCGAATACGTCACCGCACCAACCGATGTCGCTGGGCGATCGCGTCGTCAGAAAACAGCCGGACATGGCGAGCAGGGTCAGCAGGCCCACGGTCTTCAGAGTCATTGTCTTCCCGCCGGTGTTCGGCCCGGTGATGATCACCATTCGGAAGTCGTCCCCCAACCGGATGTCGATGGGGACCGCCGCTTCCTTCGGGATCAAGGGATGCCGCGCGCCCGTGAGGTGCCACACCCCGTCCGTGCGAAGCCGCGGCCGCTGCGCATCCTCGCGCCTGGCATACTCGGCCTTCGCCATCCAAGCGTCGAGGATCGCCAAGCGCTCAGCGTTTTCCGCCAATGGCTCCGCCACCGCCGCGACCACGCCGGAGAGCCGCTGCAGCACCCGCTCGACCTCGCGGTCCTCCTCCGCGGCCAGGGCGCGCACGCGGGCGCTCATCTGAACAATCTCCTGGGGTTCGATGAACACCGTGGCCCCCGAGGACGACACGTCGTGGACGACGCCAGGGACCTGGTTCTTGAACTCCACGCGCACGGGCAGGCAAAAGCTGTCCCCGCGCACGGTCACCACCGGGTCCTGCAGCCAGCGCTGCAGGTGTCGCACCATCTGGTCCAACCGCTCCCGGATCCGGGCTTCCTCGGCCCGGCGCTGGCTCCGGACGCGGCGCAGTTCGGGACTGGCCTGGTCCAGTACCAGGCCATCCTCATCAATCGCCTGCCGGAGTTCCAGCTCCGTCTGCCGCGCGTCGAACAGGCCCGCGGCCATCGCTTGCAGGTGGGGGATGTCCACCGTCTCTGCGGCGGCCTCAATCGCGGTCCGGGCACGCCGCCCCCCGGCGATGAAAAGCGCCACCTCGTTCAGGTCCTCGGCCGACAGCACGCCGCCGATCGCCGCCTTGCGCAGGTGCGGGCGGATGTCGCGGATGCCGCCAAACGGGATCCCGCCGCGCCGAAGCAGCATCCGCAGCGCTTCGTCCACCGCTGCCAGCTCCGCCTCCGCCTCGGCGATGGACGACAGCGGCCGCATCTGTTCCACTCGATCCTGCCCCAGCCGGGTCGCCGCAAAGCTGCGGATGTGCTGGCGGACCTTGTCGTATTCAAGAATGTGCAACACGCGTTCCTGCATGCCATGCCACCCTGCCTTGTCCATGCCGGGCCCTTTCGGCCGGGCCGGCCCAGAAATCCCATCTATTGTACCACATGCCCGGAGAAAGGCTGGGAAAGATAACGGTACGTCAGACGAAAGGAGGAGCAACATGAACATCATCGGAACCGTGGTCCGGTTCGTGGTATCCGCGTTGGTTCTGATGTTCGTCGGATTCCTCGTGCCGGGATTCGGCGTGGTGAACTTCTGGACCGCGCTCCTCGCCGCCGTCGTGATCGCGTTGTTGGGTTGGGCCATCGAGGCGCTGTTCGGCCGCAGAATGTCGCCCTATGGCCGCGGCATCGTAGGGTTCATCTCCGGTGCGGTGGTCCTGTACATCGCACAGATGTTCGTCCCCGGCATGCGGGTCACGGTCCTCGGGGCGTTGTTGGCGTCGCTCGTCATCGGGATCATCGACCTGTTCGTCCCCACCGAGCTGCGCCGGAAAAGAGAAACTTGACGCCACACGAAAGCGGGCTGTCCCTTCCTATGGGCAGCCCGCTTTTGTCCTTTTGCCCTTGTGTGCCCGCACTCCATCAGGACAACCCGCCAGCGGCCGTCGTCCCGGGCGCGGGCTAGTGCAGGCTTGCGGCGTTTCGGGTCTGCGCCTCCAGCCACGACACAACGCTCGAATTCGTCAATTGCGCCTGCAGTCTGTCGTTTTGCACATGGTCCATGACCAACACGGCGACATAGACGAACAGCATGGCCAGCGCAACACCGGCGACCAAACCGGCCAGACGGTTGACCAGAGACAGGACGGGCAGGTGAAACACCGCATCCACCAGCCCCGCAGCGTAGCGGAGCAGCACCCACGACAACAGGAACACCGCCGCGAACGACACGGCTCCGGACAGATCCCCCAGCAGCCAAGCTGCGACACCGGGACGGACGTGCGGCGTTTGGACATTCCCAATCCAACTGGCCACCGCCGGCTGGACATACGGCCGAAGCCACCATGCCAGCCCATAGGCGGCGATCCCGCCGCACAGGCGGGTCACTTGACGCACCAGCCCGAGCCGGTAGCCGTTCCAGCCACCCAGGGCGATCACAGCCACGATCACGAGATCCATCAGATCCACCTGCACAACGCTCCTATCCGCGATCCCCTCCACCTGGACGCACGCCCACCAGGACGCACGGAGACCACGACGCACGGCCTGCAGCCCCGCGCCGGCACAGGCCTGGCGGCGCCTTCAACGGGTGGATGAAGACCGGGTCTGTTGGTCCAACAACTCCAGCAACTCCCGGTACTCCTGTTGGAGCCGAACCAGGTCGTCCGCGATGTTGAGCGCGGCCAGCACGGCCTGGCGGCGCAGATCTAAATTCGGGTTGGCCGCTGCGACGCGCTGCATCACCGCATCCACCAGCTGTGCGACTTCACGCAGATGCGCCTCGCTCGCCGGGCCGCGCAAGGTGTACTCCTGTCCACAGATGGTGACGCGAATGCGATGGTTGTTCTCCGTGCCCATGGATCGGCTCCCTCCTTCCCGTTGATTTCGTCCTCCGCCCGCGAATTCCTGCCCCTCTACCCGCGCAGGACGGCGGCAAATCGCGCGGTCCAAGCCGCCAGCACGCGCGCGACCACGGCTTCCACCTCGTCATCCGTCAACGTCCGTTCCTGGGAACGGCAGGTCAGGCGGATGGCGACACTCTTCATGCCCTCCGGCACACCCGGTCCCGTGTACACGTCGAAGACCCGGACGTCCTCCAACAGGTTTTCGCCGCCCTCCCGCGCCGCGTCTCGCGCCGCGGCCAGCAGGGCGTCCGCCGGGACGTCGCGCCCCACCACCACCGCCAGGTCCCGCCGCGATGCGGGATGCCGCGGCAGAGGGGTCACCAGCCACCGGTCGGACAGGCGAGGCACCAGGAGATCCAGGTCGAACTCCCCGTATACCGCCCCATCCAGTTCGAAAGCCGCCGCCGTCTCCGGATGCAGCTCTCCGAAGCTGCCGATGCGCTCGCCGTCCAGCCACACCTCGGCCGACCGGCCGGGGTGCAGCCACGGTGAAGACGCCGGCCGGAACTCCGCCAGGTCCAACCACCCGAAGGCGCCCAGCCACACCTCCACGGCCCCTTTGGCGTCGTAAAAATCGTACGGACGCGGCCGGTTCCAAACGTCTGCCTCCGTCACGCCGAACCACAGACCCGCCCACTGCGTCCGCTCGCACGGCAGTTCGTCAAGCGGCAACCGCGCCGGTAGGTATACGCGTGCGATCTCGAACACCCGCCCGCCCGCGACATCCCGGGCCAGGTTGTACTGGGCCACCTGAGCCAGGCTGGGCAGCAGATGCGTGCGCAGGACCGACCGCTCCTCGGACATCGGCATCCGGAGCGGAATGGTCTGCCGATACGGAGAATCTGGACCCACCCGCAGCGCGTCTAAGGCCCCCGGATGGGTCAGGGCGTAGGTGAACACCTCTGTCATCCCCATCCCGGTCAATACCTCCCGCGTCCGCTTGCGCAGGCGTTGGCTCGGGGTGCGCACCCCGGCTGTCGTAGCGCCAAAGGGCAGCGTCGACGGGATGGCCTCGTATCCGACAAGCCGCGCCACCTCTTCCGCCAGATCCGCCTCCAGGGTGATGTCCGGACGGCGCGTGGGCACCTCGATGCGCCAAGCGCCCGGTGACGATTCCTCGACCGTGAACCCGAGCCGGCGGAACACGCCGCGCATGGCTTCTGCGGAAATGTCCGTGCCGAGCAGCCGGTTGCAGCGCTCCGGGGAGAACGTCACCGTGTGCGGCTGTGGCTGCTGGCCGCGCAGGACCGACACCACGCCGCCCTCGCAACGGCCGCCGCCCAGTTCGCAAAGGAGCTCTGCCGCGCGGAGGAGGGCCGCCCGGATGGCTACGGGATCGATCCCCTTTTCAAATCGCTGCTGCGCCTCTGAACGCAGCCCCAACCGCTGCCCGGTGCGCCGGACCGAGGCCGCGTCGAAGGCGGCCGATTCAATCACGACCTGGCGCGTCGTCGCGCTGACCTCTGAATTCTCACCGCCCATCACCCCGGCGATGCCGATGGCCCGTTCGAGATCCGCGATCACGATGGTGTCCTCGTTCAATTCCCGTTCCTGGCCGTCCAGCGTGACCAGGTGTTCTCCAGGTCGCGCCTGCCGCACGACGATGTGACCCCCGCGGACCTGCCCGAAGTCGAAAGCGTGCAGGGGTTGCCCCCATTCCAACATCACGTAGTTCGTGACGTCGACCATCAGGTTGATGGGGCGGACGCCCATGGCGAGCAGCCGCATCTGCATCCACAGCGGCGAGGGCTGGGGCGTGAGGCCGGTGACCACCTGTGCGTCGTAACGCGGGCAGCGATCCGTCTCGATGGTCACACGCACGGGGGATGTACCGGATGCAGCCGGTTCCGCCGGCGCTGGAAACCGCACCGGCCGGTCGTACAGGGCACCCACCTCGTAGGCCAGGCCCCGCATGGACAGGCAATCGCTGCGATTGGGCGTGAGGCCGATCTCCAGCACGACGTCGTCCAGGTGCAGGAGCGTCACGACGTCCGCGCCAACAGGTGCGTCGTCCGGGAGGAGGAACAGGCCCTCCGTCTGCTCCTTGGGCAGCAGCTTCACCTCAAGGCCGATCTCCTGGGCGGAGCAGAGCATCCCGTTCGACTCCACGCCCCGAATCTTGACCTTCCCGATGGGGCCGCCCGGAAGCGATGCCCCCGGCAGGGCGGTCGGCACCTTCTGTCCGGCCTGCACGTTGGGGGCCCCGCAGACGATGGTCAGCGCTTCGCCAACGCCTGCGTCCACCGTGCACACCTTCAAACGGTCCGCGTTCGGGTGCGGCTCACAGGTCAGCACCTTTCCTACGACCACGCCGCGCACCCCCCGGTTGCGCGGCGTCACCGCCTCCACCTCCAAGCCCGCCGACGTCAACTTGTCCGCCAGCGCCTCCGGGGAGATGTCGCGGACATCCACGTACTCACATAACCACTGATAGGACAATTTCATGCGAGAACCTCCTCACATCCTCACGCTCACGGCATTTCTCACATCTGGCCTCACACTCACACCGGACGCGTGAATTGCCGAAGCAAGCGCAGATCGTTCTGATACAGCTGCCGGATGTCCTCGATGCCGTATTTCAACATGGCGATCCGCTCCACCCCCATGCCGAAGGCGAATCCGTTGAACCGACGGCTGTCGTACCCGGCCCCATCGAGCACGTGAGGATGGACCATCCCCGCCCCGAGGATCTCAATCCAGCCCGTATCCTTGCACACACGGCACCCGGCGCCGCCGCAGTTGATGCAGCGAACGTCCACCTCAGCGCTCGGCTCCGTGAACGGGAAAAAGCTGGGCCGCAGCCGGACCGCCTGTTCCGGCCCAAACATGGCGCGGGCGAACTGCTCGAGCACGCCTTTGAGATCGCTCATGCGGATGCCTTCGTCGACCACCAAACCTTCAATCTGGTTGAAGGCGTGCGAATGCGTGGCGTCGTCTTCATCGCGGCGGTAGACGCGCCCCGGGACAATCACCTTGACCGGTGCCATGGGCCGCATCCGTTCCATCGTGCGCACCTGCATCGGGGAGGTGTGCGTCCGCAGAAGGAGCGTGTCGGTCAAGTAAAAGGTGTCCTGCATATCCCGGGCGGGGTGATCCTTCGGAAGATTGAGCTTCTCAAAGTTGTACTCGTCCGTCTCCACCTCGGGTCCCTCGGCGATGGAGAACCCCATCCCCAAGAAGATGTCCTCCACCTCCTGGATGACCCGCACCAGAGGATGCAGGGCGCCTCGTTCCTGCCTTCGTCCCGGCAGGGTGACATCGATCCGCTCGGACGCCAGACGCTCGGCCAGCTGGCGCTCCGCCAGCGCGGTGCGCGCCGCCTCCCACGCCGCCTGCAGGCGCTCCCGGCAGCGGTTGACCACCTCGCCGGCCCGCGGCCGATCCTCTGCGGGCAGCGTGCCCATCTGCCGCATCACCTGGGACAGGGCGCTCTTCTTCCCCAGATAGCGGACCCGCCATTCGTCCAACGCGCGGGTGTCCTCCACCTGCCTCAAGGCGTCCTCCGCCTCTCGTTGCACCTGCAGGACGGCTGCCTCCAATTCCTTGACCTCCACAGTCCGACCTCCTTGTGACCTGCACCGGACGGAACCCGTTCCGCAACCCGCTTCCCGGATTCCCCGGAGATGAAAATGAATGAGCAGCCCGCCCTCAAGGGACGAACTGCTCCGTGGTACCACCCTTGTTGACGACCCTCCGCGTCCGCGCGGACGGCCATCCACTCGATGGCGCGTAACGTGCGCCGTCCGGCGCCGCCTACCAGCGGGTGTCCCGCCTTCAGCCGCGCAGCTCCAGGGTGAACTTCACGGCCATCCCGCCTGCCCCGCTCTCAGTCGCGGCTGGGCTCCCTGTGAGGGGAACGGCCGTTACTCTCCCTTTCCTCGCCGTTGTGCAATCCGATTCCTTCCGGGCGCGAAGACCGCCGGTCTATGCGAAGTATAATGGAACCCGGCCTCCGTTCGCAACCACTTGTCCAAGAAATCCAGCGGACCCTTCATAACCCTCTGTCTTTTATCCGCAAAACAGCATATGATATGAGCAAACGGGTCGCTCCTGTCAGTGCCAGGTGCAGTCGTTCCGTCAGACTATTCCGTCTTAATTCCCGGCGTGGGCGCGTGCCGGCGGAACCCGCCCGCCGCATCCGGCGCCCAGCGGACCAAAAAAAGGCTGGTGTGGCGTGTATGATTCTCCAAATGCTGCGCGACCTCCTCATCGACTACGCACTGGATCACCGCGACAGGGAGCTGTTCATGCGCCTGACGTCCGCCGACTGGGAGCAATTTGTCGTCCAACCTGTGGAGTCGGTCGACCAAGCCCCCGTCCTGGTGATGCACGAACGCGACACGAAGACGGTCGTCAAGCTGCAGCTGCCCGATTGCCCGCAGCCGACCGTGTTCGCGGTACCGGAGGACGAGTGGGACAGCAACGGATGGCGGGACCCGTACGGGCTGACGTTTTACGACCGGCTGCGCAGCGCCGGCTTTCGGTTTAAGAGCGAGTGGCGTGCCGTCGATGCGGGCGACTGGCAGGCTATCCAACGCAGCTGCCGCATCGTCCATCCGATGGACTTGGCCATCGCGCATCCATCCAAGACGCTGCGCGTCCAGTCTTCCCAGCGCCGCTTCACCAGCAACACGCCCTGATGACTCCGCACCCGCCATGACGGAGGGCCGCCGTTGTCCCCCACCGGGAAACGGCGGCCCATGTGATCCTCGCGCACGCGCCACGGCGCGCAACGTGCGGTTTAACCCTGGATGTCGACGTTCAACAACGAATCCGAGCCGGTTGGAGACGGGACGAATCCCGTAACCTTCTTATTCGCAGCCAGCGCCGGTGTCGAGTGATCCAAGGGTACCCACGGCGCATCCTTATAGATGATCTGCTCTGCCTGCTGATAGAGCTGCGCCCGTTTCTGCTGATCGGTCTCCTTCTGCGCCTGGGTCAGCAGCTGATGGACCTGCGGGTTGACGTAGAAGGCCACGTTCTGCGCAGGCGCCTTGGCGTTATCCGAGTCGAGCAGGACGTACAGGAAGTCGTCCGGATCGCCGTTGTCCCCGGTCCACCCCAACAGGCACATGGTGTGTTCCCCGTTTGCGGTTTTCTTCAGATACGTCGCCCAGTCGTACGTCACAATTTTGGCGTCGATGCCGATCTTCTTCAGGTCCGCCTGAATCGCGGTGGCGATCTTCTGCGGATCCGGCATGTACGGGCGCGCTACGGGCATCGCCCACAGCTCCGTCTGGAA includes the following:
- a CDS encoding transglycosylase domain-containing protein, translated to MANQTRPPSGRRPVPRQRKRAAKREGRRWVWRGLAVAGSALGAFVVMGTGAAVGYAASMLKGLPAISADTFTNLSQPTVVYDAHGQVIGRFTAEGDREPITSVDQVSKNLVNAFIAAEDKTFYHNIGINPMAMARALVQDVLHHQIESGASTITQQTVKLALFPDQQRTLKRKIQEIALALEVNHMLTKDEILTDYMNWVYMGQMGSNPVYGVKAASQILFHKDPKDLNLPEAALLAAIPNNASLFSPYDHLDNAISRQHYILDQMRANGMISDAQYQAALKYDIKKDIQPEPKGSAYSQHPYLMIDEIRPLVAQYLVQSGRYSSEEEALKALPTAGYKIYTSIDLKAQNQVESVLADDKLFGNTNQVAKDANGKTITKNGKPVVDLYEAGVTLIDNQTGGILAIGGGRDYTRDSVDHTITPEQPGSSIKPLLDYGPALDQHRITAATPILDAPVTYPGGDGKLWSPQNDDNAWHGVLTVRQALTYSYNIPAIKVYDRYSQSIGSGYLEKMGISTQAKTLDGHPTLVQEDLQNLASAIGGMKYGLTVQQMTSAYTVFPNQGVWRHPYLISKIVDRDGNTLYQFQPSATKVFSPQTAYVMTDILHDVVYAPGGTANPVGAHFPGYYISGKTGTTDDRRDGWFIGYTQKYTMGIWMGYNHNQQIDRDVYNLKFSVWNRIMDPLLKAAPPTSPFPRPPGVVSLAVCKKSGMLPTDLCKEDGDVYTELFIQGTEPANPCTAHVQALYTVVNGKRYLATTNTPPAEIRTGLFIIPPEKVPDGTVTSDSAEYLPTQADPRGGTVLSHPGQQTVQPPLPAPAQVQAAFTQGGVQLQWSPVAGASGYTVWRATAPGGPYVNVAGPIAQTTFADTKLPAGASSLYYQVYAMSPSGISPPSPPVSVVVPGGGGSGGAPPGQGNTTGGSGGTGNTTNGQRTPPGHGRGKGGKDTGNVTGLPDLLWPGGSRIGRAANGLAGGSAPLRLLRETLRGAPARFQISDWNGVCTATQRRRRVCCSAPALKRAAPQHTHRHSEYVVRGPVRCARRQRCSALFMMVGARREVSRKTSMSNFDATGA
- a CDS encoding IS110 family transposase; the encoded protein is MEVVHERCCGLDVHKKKVVACVLTPEGKEIRTFGTMTEDLQAMCQWIRQHGCTHVAMESTGVYWKPIYNLLEDQGLEILVVNAQHIKQVPGRKTDVKDAEWIAQLLQHGLLKGSYIPSREQRELRELIRYRKSLIRERASEVNRLQKVLEGANIKLASVASDVLGASGRAMLEELIAGNTDEQSMAALAKGRLRNKTKELEQALKGIVRPHQRKLLAIQLQHIDELDELIEEVSAEIARRMRPFEEDLARLEGIPGVGRKAAEMIVAEVGTDMSRFPTAAHLASWAGLCPGNHESAGKRYSGKTRKGDGWLRETMIECARAAARGKNTRLSARYHRIAARRGTKRAAVALAHTLLVIVYHLLKHKVAYQDLGPDYYDRQNRETLIRRHVHRLKQLGVQVVITGEAS
- a CDS encoding endonuclease MutS2 codes for the protein MQERVLHILEYDKVRQHIRSFAATRLGQDRVEQMRPLSSIAEAEAELAAVDEALRMLLRRGGIPFGGIRDIRPHLRKAAIGGVLSAEDLNEVALFIAGGRRARTAIEAAAETVDIPHLQAMAAGLFDARQTELELRQAIDEDGLVLDQASPELRRVRSQRRAEEARIRERLDQMVRHLQRWLQDPVVTVRGDSFCLPVRVEFKNQVPGVVHDVSSSGATVFIEPQEIVQMSARVRALAAEEDREVERVLQRLSGVVAAVAEPLAENAERLAILDAWMAKAEYARREDAQRPRLRTDGVWHLTGARHPLIPKEAAVPIDIRLGDDFRMVIITGPNTGGKTMTLKTVGLLTLLAMSGCFLTTRSPSDIGWCGDVFADIGDEQSIEQSLSTFSSHMRNIIGMLEHVGPDSLVLLDELGAGTDPAEGAALSMAILDWLKTRGARVVATTHYAELKAYAFREPAAINASVEFDVDTLRPTYRLLLGVPGRSNALAIAARLGMPEPLIEQARHHLRTDDVRVEDLIAQLEAARREAERMRTEAERELAQARRERAQWVQEREAFEQSVEQAREAALREAREVLARARSEAERVIRELRERQRGGPVKDHELVELRKALEDALPEERRVTRRKGNDAGRATVGSTVRVLSVGQKGEVVERSADGRELTVQLGLLRMKVPADDVEVLSSAPERVQAVRTVKRSVQTVPLQLDIRGQTVEEALPSVDRYLDQAVLSGLPRVTIIHGKGTGALRDGVRRYLSKHPHVSSWAPGGPGQGGDGATVVELK
- a CDS encoding phage holin family protein, producing the protein MNIIGTVVRFVVSALVLMFVGFLVPGFGVVNFWTALLAAVVIALLGWAIEALFGRRMSPYGRGIVGFISGAVVLYIAQMFVPGMRVTVLGALLASLVIGIIDLFVPTELRRKRET
- a CDS encoding CvpA family protein, with translation MDLVIVAVIALGGWNGYRLGLVRQVTRLCGGIAAYGLAWWLRPYVQPAVASWIGNVQTPHVRPGVAAWLLGDLSGAVSFAAVFLLSWVLLRYAAGLVDAVFHLPVLSLVNRLAGLVAGVALAMLFVYVAVLVMDHVQNDRLQAQLTNSSVVSWLEAQTRNAASLH
- a CDS encoding cell division protein ZapA, which encodes MGTENNHRIRVTICGQEYTLRGPASEAHLREVAQLVDAVMQRVAAANPNLDLRRQAVLAALNIADDLVRLQQEYRELLELLDQQTRSSSTR